One Prolixibacteraceae bacterium DNA segment encodes these proteins:
- a CDS encoding GH3 auxin-responsive promoter family protein encodes MAILQTILSWFNSRRIEEIDRYTHHSEEIQGYMFLQLLDRAKHTWWGNKYQFSSISTYQDFKSRIPLQFYEDIKPYVDRIIKGEENVLWPGKTEWFAKSSGTTHSKSKFIPITSDSLENCHYRASKDIQSIYFRNNPQNNVLGGRTLTLGGSHRVSCINDGVNIGDLSAVMLENLPFWTDLYRTPSREVALIEEFDQKVEQIIKHSIKEDVTAFAGVPSWYLVLFQRIIEKTGAANIHEIWPNMELFVHGGISFTPYREQYKKIFPSEKMHYLETYNASEGFFAIQDVFSRDDMLLMIDLGIFYEFIPMDQYCGTESDTITLADVEKDKNYALVISTNGGLWRYIIGDTIKFTSTHPYRIKITGRTKHFMNAFGEEVIIENALYAMDKACKLTGAEVKEFTAAPVFFTDKEKGHHQWAIEFEKEPNSIEQFKVSLDKALQEINSDYEAKRYKDTTLNPPEIFHIKNNSFWRWCDQKGKIGGQNKIIKLSNERFFIEQIILLEQQT; translated from the coding sequence ATGGCAATACTTCAGACAATATTAAGTTGGTTTAATTCAAGGCGAATTGAAGAGATAGATCGATATACTCACCATTCAGAAGAGATACAAGGATATATGTTTCTACAGCTGTTGGATAGAGCAAAACACACGTGGTGGGGAAATAAATACCAATTTTCCTCGATCTCTACCTATCAAGATTTTAAATCTCGCATACCACTTCAATTTTACGAAGATATAAAACCTTATGTAGATCGTATAATAAAAGGCGAAGAGAATGTGTTGTGGCCAGGAAAAACAGAATGGTTTGCAAAATCCTCTGGGACAACACACAGCAAAAGTAAATTTATTCCGATCACCTCTGATTCTTTAGAAAATTGTCACTATAGGGCATCTAAAGATATTCAGTCTATATACTTTAGGAACAATCCCCAAAATAATGTTTTAGGAGGAAGAACACTCACTCTAGGGGGAAGTCACCGAGTTTCTTGTATCAATGATGGGGTCAATATTGGAGACCTCTCTGCTGTGATGCTAGAGAACCTTCCTTTTTGGACCGATTTATACAGGACTCCATCAAGAGAAGTAGCATTAATAGAGGAGTTTGATCAGAAAGTAGAACAAATCATCAAACACTCTATCAAAGAGGATGTTACTGCGTTTGCGGGCGTTCCTTCGTGGTATCTTGTCTTATTTCAACGAATCATAGAGAAGACTGGGGCAGCCAATATCCACGAAATATGGCCCAATATGGAGCTGTTTGTTCACGGCGGGATCTCATTTACTCCATACAGAGAGCAGTATAAGAAGATCTTTCCATCAGAAAAGATGCACTATCTCGAGACGTATAATGCTTCGGAGGGATTTTTTGCAATACAAGATGTGTTCTCTAGAGACGATATGTTGCTTATGATTGATCTTGGGATATTCTATGAATTTATTCCCATGGATCAATATTGTGGAACAGAATCAGACACCATTACTTTAGCCGATGTAGAGAAAGATAAAAACTATGCATTGGTTATTTCAACCAATGGGGGACTTTGGAGATACATTATTGGCGACACAATAAAATTCACATCGACCCATCCATATAGAATAAAAATCACTGGTCGTACAAAGCACTTTATGAATGCTTTCGGTGAAGAGGTTATTATTGAAAATGCTCTTTATGCAATGGACAAAGCATGCAAGTTAACGGGAGCGGAGGTGAAAGAGTTTACTGCGGCACCTGTTTTCTTTACGGATAAAGAGAAAGGACATCACCAATGGGCTATTGAATTTGAAAAAGAACCGAATAGTATCGAACAATTTAAGGTGTCATTAGACAAAGCGCTCCAAGAGATTAACTCTGATTATGAAGCCAAACGTTATAAAGACACTACTTTAAATCCCCC
- a CDS encoding CvpA family protein, with protein MNIIDAILGVFLVYGTYQGYKKGFIVEIATFLALFVGIFGSASLSELTEGVLVDQLNWHSEFVGLISFVVTFVLLVLGVHLLAKLLTKLADVVILGSVNYIAGAVFALIKVAFILSLLMVVVEKFKPIDDMVDNQTKKSSKLYKPIKMFAPSVLPMLEDIDPKEEWEKQQKTIQDTVDKTKKEVSKVKKKVKKSVDENIDFDDL; from the coding sequence ATGAATATTATTGATGCAATCTTAGGTGTGTTCTTAGTTTATGGAACTTATCAAGGGTACAAAAAAGGTTTTATTGTTGAGATCGCAACCTTTCTTGCCCTCTTTGTCGGAATTTTTGGTTCAGCTTCTCTCTCAGAATTAACGGAAGGAGTGCTTGTGGATCAACTTAATTGGCACTCTGAATTTGTAGGTCTAATCTCTTTTGTTGTGACTTTTGTATTGCTTGTGTTGGGAGTACATCTTTTGGCGAAACTGCTTACCAAGCTTGCAGATGTTGTTATTTTGGGCTCTGTAAACTATATCGCAGGGGCAGTATTTGCATTGATTAAGGTCGCTTTTATCTTAAGTCTTCTGATGGTCGTTGTAGAGAAGTTTAAACCCATAGACGATATGGTAGACAACCAAACAAAAAAGAGTTCTAAGTTGTATAAGCCGATCAAAATGTTTGCTCCTAGTGTCCTTCCAATGCTTGAAGATATTGATCCTAAAGAGGAGTGGGAAAAGCAACAGAAGACAATCCAAGATACCGTTGATAAAACAAAGAAAGAAGTTTCGAAGGTCAAAAAGAAGGTCAAAAAGTCTGTGGATGAGAATATAGATTTTGACGATCTATAA
- the tyrS gene encoding tyrosine--tRNA ligase produces the protein MNFVEELKWRGMIHDIMPGTEEQLKKEMTSAYVGIDPTADSLHIGHLVGVMMLKHLQNAGHQPIVLVGGATGMIGDPSMKSQERNLLDETTLRHNQDCLKKQLERLLDFSEDKENKAEMVNNYDWMKEFSFLSFIRDIGKHITVNYMMSKDSVKKRLDSSNKSGLSFTEFTYQLVQGTDFLHLYREHNCKLQMGGSDQWGNITTGTELIRRIDRGEAFALTCPLITKADGKKFGKTESGNVWLDSDRTTPYAFYQFWLNTSDDDAEKYIKIFTMLSQEEVSALVAEHQEAPHRRVLQQRLAKEVTIMVHSEEEYNAAVEASAILFGIGTQEQLQNLDERTFLAVFEGVPQFKVSADLIKAGVDVVALLSEHAEIFPSKGELRRSIKGNGVSINKQKVASPEMIIDPSQLIADKYILAQKGKKNYFLIIAE, from the coding sequence ATGAACTTTGTAGAAGAGTTAAAATGGAGAGGCATGATTCATGATATCATGCCTGGAACCGAAGAACAATTAAAGAAAGAGATGACGTCTGCATATGTAGGTATTGATCCTACTGCTGACTCTTTACATATTGGACACTTGGTTGGGGTAATGATGTTGAAGCATCTTCAGAATGCTGGTCACCAACCTATTGTTTTAGTAGGGGGTGCTACTGGTATGATCGGCGATCCTTCTATGAAATCACAGGAGCGTAACCTGCTTGATGAAACCACATTGCGTCATAATCAAGATTGTTTGAAAAAACAATTAGAAAGACTGCTAGATTTTTCTGAGGACAAAGAGAATAAAGCTGAAATGGTTAACAATTACGATTGGATGAAAGAGTTCTCTTTTTTATCTTTTATTCGTGATATTGGAAAGCATATTACAGTAAACTATATGATGAGTAAAGATTCTGTAAAGAAGCGTTTGGACAGTAGCAATAAGTCTGGACTATCTTTTACAGAGTTCACTTATCAATTAGTTCAAGGTACCGATTTCTTACACCTATATCGTGAGCATAACTGCAAGCTTCAGATGGGTGGTAGCGATCAATGGGGAAACATTACTACAGGAACTGAACTTATTCGCCGTATCGATAGAGGGGAAGCATTTGCTTTAACTTGTCCTCTTATTACAAAAGCGGATGGAAAGAAGTTTGGAAAAACAGAAAGTGGGAATGTTTGGTTAGACTCAGATAGAACTACTCCTTATGCCTTCTACCAATTCTGGCTGAATACATCGGATGACGATGCAGAGAAGTATATTAAGATATTCACCATGTTGTCACAAGAAGAGGTGTCTGCTTTGGTTGCTGAACATCAAGAAGCGCCTCATCGTCGTGTCCTACAACAGCGTTTGGCTAAAGAGGTGACTATCATGGTTCACTCAGAAGAGGAGTATAATGCAGCTGTAGAAGCTTCAGCGATCCTTTTCGGTATAGGAACCCAAGAGCAGCTACAGAATTTAGACGAAAGAACTTTCTTAGCCGTATTTGAGGGAGTACCTCAGTTTAAAGTATCTGCTGACTTGATCAAAGCTGGTGTGGATGTAGTGGCATTGCTTTCTGAACATGCAGAGATCTTCCCTTCTAAAGGAGAACTTCGTCGTAGCATTAAAGGAAACGGTGTAAGTATCAATAAACAAAAAGTGGCATCTCCTGAGATGATTATTGATCCTTCTCAATTGATCGCAGACAAATATATTCTTGCTCAAAAAGGAAAGAAAAACTACTTCCTTATTATTGCAGAATAA
- a CDS encoding AAA family ATPase — protein MLKRFTVNGFKSFKDTFVFELDKPNGYNFNTTCVKNGVINHAIVYGRNAVGKSNLGLAIFDIVSHLTDKESKNYLYNNYLNAENDLGYATFEYLFEFEGVEVRYCYTKKNYNKLIYEALYLDGKLMALSDLLQKIVHFKGTENLNKDIIEGLSIVKYIKSNTTLRDTKEKKVFDMFLSYIDRMLFFRSLEDRVYLGLEVGTKNINEDIIDKGHVQDLELFLQTAGVDCKLKEKVESNEKVIAFDFGEGRDINLFHVASQGTRALVLFYYWLQRLREESTVSFLFIDEFDVFYHHDLSEFIVKELKNIGIQFILTTHNTSIMTNDLLRPDCYFVMNSQKIKSLPNLTKKELREAHNLSKIYSAGGFDVK, from the coding sequence ATGCTTAAGAGGTTCACAGTAAATGGTTTTAAAAGTTTTAAAGATACTTTTGTGTTTGAACTAGATAAGCCCAACGGTTATAATTTTAATACGACCTGTGTAAAAAATGGGGTTATTAATCATGCAATAGTGTATGGACGTAATGCGGTCGGAAAGTCTAATTTAGGACTCGCCATATTTGATATTGTGAGTCACTTAACAGATAAAGAGAGTAAAAATTATTTATATAATAATTATCTCAATGCAGAGAATGATTTGGGGTATGCGACATTTGAGTATCTATTTGAATTTGAGGGAGTAGAAGTGCGTTACTGTTACACGAAAAAAAATTACAATAAACTTATTTATGAAGCGCTTTATTTAGATGGAAAATTGATGGCTTTGTCTGATTTATTACAGAAAATTGTTCATTTCAAAGGAACTGAAAATCTAAATAAAGATATAATTGAAGGACTTTCCATTGTTAAATACATAAAATCAAATACAACATTAAGAGACACAAAGGAGAAAAAGGTGTTTGATATGTTTTTATCCTATATAGATCGAATGCTTTTCTTCAGATCTTTAGAAGATCGTGTATATCTTGGATTAGAAGTTGGTACTAAGAATATTAATGAAGATATTATTGATAAGGGACATGTTCAAGACCTTGAATTGTTTTTACAAACAGCAGGTGTTGATTGTAAACTCAAAGAAAAGGTCGAATCGAATGAAAAAGTGATTGCTTTTGATTTTGGAGAAGGTAGGGATATAAATCTTTTTCATGTGGCATCCCAAGGAACGAGAGCATTGGTTCTATTTTACTACTGGCTTCAACGTCTGAGAGAAGAATCGACAGTGTCTTTTCTCTTTATTGATGAATTTGATGTGTTCTATCATCATGATCTATCTGAGTTTATTGTGAAAGAGTTGAAGAATATAGGAATACAGTTTATCTTAACAACACATAATACCTCTATAATGACGAATGATCTATTGCGTCCAGATTGTTACTTCGTCATGAATAGTCAAAAGATTAAGTCTCTTCCTAATTTGACAAAAAAAGAGTTAAGAGAAGCGCATAATTTGTCCAAAATATATAGTGCGGGAGGTTTTGATGTCAAGTGA
- the efp gene encoding elongation factor P, with protein MASTADFKNGMCIEHNGQLFQIVQFQHVKPGKGAAFVRTKLKNVKTGRVIENTFNAGVKVNTVRVERRPYQFLYKDDMGFNFMHTETFEQVSIEEEFVNNPGLIKEGQVVEINFHAETETPLTLEMPTYVEMLVTYAEPGEKGNTASSTALKRCNIETGAEIMVPLFINEGDVIKISTADGNYNERVKK; from the coding sequence ATGGCATCTACTGCTGATTTTAAAAATGGTATGTGCATCGAGCACAACGGTCAACTTTTTCAGATCGTACAATTTCAACACGTGAAACCAGGTAAAGGTGCAGCGTTTGTAAGAACAAAACTTAAAAATGTAAAGACAGGTCGTGTCATCGAAAATACATTCAATGCAGGAGTTAAAGTAAACACTGTAAGAGTAGAGCGTCGTCCTTATCAATTCTTATATAAAGATGATATGGGGTTCAACTTCATGCATACTGAGACTTTCGAGCAAGTTTCTATCGAAGAAGAATTTGTGAACAATCCGGGTCTTATCAAAGAGGGACAAGTTGTGGAAATCAACTTCCATGCTGAGACAGAAACCCCTTTAACTCTAGAGATGCCTACTTATGTTGAAATGTTGGTAACTTATGCAGAACCTGGTGAAAAAGGAAACACTGCATCTTCTACTGCATTGAAGCGTTGCAACATCGAGACTGGAGCTGAAATTATGGTACCTCTTTTCATCAACGAAGGAGATGTTATCAAAATTAGCACTGCTGACGGAAACTACAATGAGCGTGTGAAGAAGTAA
- the tsaB gene encoding tRNA (adenosine(37)-N6)-threonylcarbamoyltransferase complex dimerization subunit type 1 TsaB, protein MALILNIETATEVCSVSLSQDGVVTHIKENKEGLNHANLLTVFIEDIFKEADIKATNLDAVAISSGPGSYTGLRIGVSAAKGICYGAQIPLISISTLQAMAHHAATDTSIEKKDETLFASLIDARRMEVFAAFYDAQNIIHRNIAADIIDNESYRDILDNHPVVFVGNGVDKCKDELDHPNAILKGDIKASSAYFAPIAEEKFKKEEFEDIAYFEPFYLKDFVVTQSKKNILGK, encoded by the coding sequence ATGGCATTGATTTTAAATATTGAAACTGCTACAGAAGTTTGCTCTGTATCTCTCTCTCAAGATGGTGTTGTTACACATATCAAAGAGAATAAAGAAGGGCTGAACCATGCAAACCTTCTTACAGTTTTTATTGAAGATATTTTTAAAGAGGCAGATATCAAGGCCACTAATCTTGATGCAGTTGCTATTTCTTCAGGTCCAGGCAGTTATACTGGTCTTCGAATCGGTGTATCCGCAGCAAAAGGAATCTGCTACGGAGCCCAAATTCCTCTAATCTCAATCAGTACGCTTCAAGCAATGGCACACCATGCTGCCACAGATACCTCTATTGAGAAAAAGGATGAAACACTGTTTGCTTCTCTTATCGATGCACGTCGTATGGAAGTTTTTGCAGCATTCTATGATGCACAAAATATAATACATCGCAATATTGCTGCCGACATCATTGACAACGAAAGCTATCGTGATATACTAGACAATCATCCTGTAGTATTTGTTGGTAATGGAGTGGACAAGTGTAAGGATGAATTAGACCATCCAAATGCTATTTTGAAAGGAGATATTAAAGCATCTAGTGCATACTTTGCACCAATTGCTGAAGAGAAATTTAAGAAGGAGGAGTTTGAAGATATTGCATATTTTGAACCTTTCTATCTAAAAGATTTCGTGGTAACTCAATCAAAAAAGAATATCTTAGGAAAATAA